CAATGTTGCGTAAAGCGAAACTGGACGTCGTTGCAATCGACTTATGGGAGTTTGGGAAGCTAGGCGGTGGACCACCGTCGCTGGTGCTTCCTCTCAAACGAACCTAGAGGTCCTTTGTGCCCAATGCGATCGAAATTGACGGTCTCGTCAAACGATATGGTGATTTCACTGCCGTAGACGGCGTTTCGCTGGCCGTCGAAGAGGGCGATTTTTTCGGTTTCCTTGGCCCGAACGGTGCCGGGAAAACCACAACGATCAACGCAGTCGTCGGTCTCGCTACCTTTCAAGCCGGTTCGATTCGCATTTTTGGTCACGACATCACGCGCGAATGGCGTGAAGCGCGTCCGCTCATCGGCGTTGCCCCGCAGGAATTCAATTTCGACCGCTATCTCTCGATTCGCGACGTCCTTCTGTATCAAGCCGGATATTACGGCTTGCAAGGTGTGACGATAGAGCGTCGCGCCGACGCGCTGCTGGAACGTTTTGGTTTGAGCGACAAAGCCAATCAGGTTTTTACACGCCTTTCCGGCGGACAGAAGCGGCGTCTGACGCTTGCGCGAGCGATGATCCACGAACCGCGTCTCATCATTCTCGACGAGCCGACGGCCGGCGTTGACGTTGAGCTGCGTCTCGAACTGTGGGACTTGGTTCGCGATTTGAATCGCGCCGGAACGACGATCTTCTTGACAACCCACTATCTCGAAGAAGCCGAAGCGCTTTGCAAGAACATCGCCATCATCGAGGGCGGGCACATCATCGCGCGCGAATCGACGGCGAAGCTCATCGGTGACCGTTCGCTGCAAGACGTGTTCCTCGGTTTAATCAGTCAAGAGCGCGCCGGAGCGCAAGTTCCGTGACGATCGCCCCAGGCTCGTTCACCATAAAGAACTACGTCGGCCTCTGGACGCTCATCAAGCGCGAGATGAAGCGCATGTGGGTAGTGATCAATCAGGTCGTCTGGCCACCCGTGATCACGACCATCTTGTACGTGTTCGTATTCGGACTTGCGCTCGGAAGCCGCATCG
Above is a genomic segment from Candidatus Baltobacteraceae bacterium containing:
- a CDS encoding ABC transporter ATP-binding protein, yielding MPNAIEIDGLVKRYGDFTAVDGVSLAVEEGDFFGFLGPNGAGKTTTINAVVGLATFQAGSIRIFGHDITREWREARPLIGVAPQEFNFDRYLSIRDVLLYQAGYYGLQGVTIERRADALLERFGLSDKANQVFTRLSGGQKRRLTLARAMIHEPRLIILDEPTAGVDVELRLELWDLVRDLNRAGTTIFLTTHYLEEAEALCKNIAIIEGGHIIARESTAKLIGDRSLQDVFLGLISQERAGAQVP